The following proteins are co-located in the Prionailurus viverrinus isolate Anna chromosome A1, UM_Priviv_1.0, whole genome shotgun sequence genome:
- the LOC125158534 gene encoding bromodomain-containing protein 8-like, which produces MIASHRFSSPFLKPVSERQAPGYKDVVKRPMDLTSLKRNLSKGRIRTMAQFQRDLMLMFQNAVMYNDSDHHVYHMAVEMQREVLEQIQVLSVWLDKRRDLSSME; this is translated from the exons ATGATTGCCAGTCACAG GTTCAGCAGTCCTTTTCTGAAGCCTGTATCAGAAAGGCAGGCCCCGGGATAcaaggatgtggtgaaaag ACCCATGGACTTAACTAGCCTGAAAAGGAATCTGTCTAAGGGACGGATTCGTACCATGGCTCAGTTCCAGAGAGACCTGATGCTGATGTTCCAAAATGCTGTGATGTACAATGACTCTGATCATCATGTGTACCATATGGCTGTGGAGATGCAACGAGAAGTCTTGGAGCAGATTCAG GTGCTGAGTGTTTGGTTAGACAAAAGAAGAGACTTAAGTAGTATGGAATGA